The Cellulomonas sp. S1-8 genome has a window encoding:
- a CDS encoding PIN domain-containing protein produces the protein MRVLSSAESALAALPIDDTVASSYALLATKAIAAGRQPRARAFDLLIAATAHAHGAVLVTRNVGDFTGLDDVLEVRAP, from the coding sequence ATGCGGGTCCTGTCGAGTGCCGAGAGCGCGCTGGCCGCCCTGCCGATCGACGACACGGTCGCGTCGTCCTACGCCCTGCTGGCGACGAAGGCGATCGCGGCCGGGCGGCAGCCGCGTGCCCGGGCGTTCGACCTGCTGATCGCGGCGACGGCCCACGCTCACGGCGCCGTGCTGGTCACGAGGAACGTCGGTGACTTCACGGGCCTCGACGACGTCCTCGAGGTCCGCGCGCCGTAG
- a CDS encoding GrpB family protein — protein sequence MVSAEEIVRHHPDDPDGAEWLVPSPPADVVIVEYDTRWPAAYEALADLVREALGDAVLALEHVGSTSVPGLAAKSIVDLDLTVADSTDEPSYVPALETAGFTLVLRERGWHEHRLLVSDTPQANLHVWSPDSPEAVRHVLLRDWLREHPEDREAYAAAKRSAADRLRMAGGGRTADYNELKAPAIREILDRLFHAHALL from the coding sequence GTGGTCAGCGCCGAGGAGATCGTCCGCCATCACCCTGACGACCCCGACGGCGCCGAGTGGCTCGTGCCGTCCCCGCCGGCCGACGTCGTCATCGTCGAGTACGACACCCGCTGGCCCGCCGCGTACGAGGCGCTCGCCGACCTCGTCCGGGAGGCGCTCGGCGACGCGGTGCTCGCGCTCGAGCACGTCGGGTCCACGTCGGTCCCCGGCCTGGCGGCGAAGTCGATCGTCGACCTCGACCTGACCGTCGCCGACTCGACCGACGAGCCGAGCTACGTGCCGGCGCTGGAAACCGCAGGCTTCACGCTCGTCCTGCGCGAGCGCGGCTGGCACGAGCACCGCCTCCTCGTCTCGGACACCCCGCAGGCCAACCTGCACGTGTGGAGCCCGGACAGCCCCGAGGCCGTCCGCCACGTGCTCCTGCGCGACTGGCTGCGGGAGCACCCGGAGGATCGTGAGGCCTACGCAGCTGCCAAGCGCTCGGCCGCTGACCGCCTGCGCATGGCAGGGGGTGGTCGGACGGCGGACTACAACGAGCTGAAGGCCCCGGCGATCCGCGAGATCCTGGACCGGCTCTTCCACGCGCACGCCCTGCTCTGA